The genome window GGATTTCACCATTCGTTCCCGGAAACCGCTCAGCCTGAAAAACGCGGATGCCCGTACGCCAGCCATCGCTATAAATCCTATCACGGATCGGATTCATTGCGCCTGGATCGAGCGAAACGACGAAGGGGAAAGAACGATCGTTTATCTTCGCGAACAAGAAACGAAAGTTGAAGACTGGCGTTTATTCGATTAAGAATAGAAACAGTGGGGAAATTGGATTGACAGCCCCATTGCCGACGCCTAAACTCTACTTGCAATTCATAAGAAGGAAGCCGCACAGTTTCGCGGATGAAAAGGGAAGCCGGTGAAAAACCGGCGCGGTCCCGCCACTGTAACCGGGAACGAAACCTCGAAAGCCATTGCTTGCCAAAAGGCAAACGAGAAGGCGAGGGAGTAGGTTCCAGCCCGGAAGCCAGGAAACCTGCCTTCTTAATCAATGCTCAAGGCGATTAAGTTCGCCCACGGAACCTGGAGACCGATCGAGGAAAAGGCTCAGGCGCCATCAACCCGCCTCTGTGTTTGATGACTCCTTCCTCCCCTCGCCCCAACTCCATTGAAGCCGCCTTTATTCCGGCGTTCCGCGCGTACGAGGAGTTACGCAAGTGATCGCTTCAACGGGCAGACTGCCCTCAACCGCCCCATTCGGATTTACCCTTATCGAGCTGCTTATCGCCGTCGCTATTATCGGCGTCTTAGCCGCCATCGTCAGCGCCAATTACGTTCTATCCATCGAACGGGCGGACGCGGCGGCTTGCCAAGAGAACCTTCGCACCGTCTTCACCGCTTTGCAATCCTATCGGTTGGATTACAACCGATTCCCGCCCGCCGATGGCGCCGCCGATGTTCACTCCCAATCCAACCATACGGCTTGGGGTTGCGGCCCTTCCGCCAACGGCTATTGGAGCGGCGTTTCGCTTCTATTAAGCGAGCTTGGCTACTGTTCGGAGGAAGCGCTCTATTGCCCCGCGCTCAAACGCGCCCATTCCCGGCGCATCGAGGCGTATCCTACATGCGATGGATCGTCTCTGGCTGGAAAAACCGTTCCTCAATGGCGTTTTCTGCGGTTTGCCTACAATAACGCCGCCGCCGATGCGGGCGGTTCCAATGGCGGAGAAAATAATATCGAAACCGAGTGGAAATCCGAAGTCTGGCTTGTCCGATGCCTTCATCTAGATATCAGCGAATTCGACAAAGAACGCGCCATCCGCTTTCCTTTTCGCATCAAGCAGGACGAAAAAAATCCCAATCGAACATGGTATGGCGAATTCGAACTGACTGTTCTGGGAACCATCCGTCTGCGTCCCGTCTGTTTGGAATAGAAAGAGGATGGCGAACTTCGCTTTCAGCCAACTCTGTATAGCTTGCAATATCTCATACTTTCCTAATGCTTCAGAGAAAGGGGCTAATTCAGGCTCGTAGAATTTGTTTTTCGGATAAGCTTATTACTCCTCCCATATCTTTTCCAATTGAATCCGGATTATTGCGATTTATTCCTCTTTGGAGTGGATGGATTATGAGACAAAATCTAGTAGACTAAAAAAATTCCATGATTTTAGGATAACGTACTATGAAAATTCTTGTCGTAGACGACTATGCGGTTATTCGCAAAATCCATATCAATAATTTCAACAAAATGGGGATCATGGATATCGATGAGGCCGAAAACGGTAACGAAGCTATCGAAGCGGCGAATCGCATTCGATACGACTTGATTCTATTGGATTGGCACATGCCGTCCATGAATGGACTTGAGGTTTTGAAAATCCTACGAACGCAAGGAATTAACGCTCCTATTGTTTTCTGTACGGACGAAAGCGAAAAAGAAAGCATAAAATCGGCGATGTTGGGCGGCGCTACGCGCTATATAACGAAGCCGTATACGCCAACGCAATTTCGTTCGATCATGAACGAATTATTGGGTTTAAGAACATAAAGTTTACGAGTAATTGTATTATCCCCCCAGCAACTCAAGAGGAGCCGCACCGAATGACCAATCAAAGCTCGCCATTTCGCATTCTTGTCGTAGACGACGAAAAAAGCATTCTGGATATTTATTCGAACATATTCAAATCCAGCGGTTTATTGGATGGAGTAAAAACAAGCTATACTCACCCCGTTGAAATCGAGAACGAGCAAAAGGGCGCATTCGAGTTGACTCTTTGCCGGCAAGGCGACGAAGCCGTCCAAGCCGTCGAACATTCGATGGTGGAAGAACGGCCGTATTCCATCGTCTATCTGGATATGCACATGCCTCCAGGACCAGACGGCTTGTGGACGGCGGAAAATATCCGGCGGATCGATCCCAACGTCGAAATAGCGATCGTTACCGGTTTTTCCAAAATCAGCCTGCGAGAAATTACCCAAAGAATCGCTTCGCCCGACAAATTGATTTATCTGCGCAAACCTTTCCAATACGACGAAATTATCCAGCTAAGCCTCGCCTTGTCCCATAAATGGCGTAACGAAAAAGAAATTAAGTTATTAAATAAATCTTTGGAAATCAAAGTACAAGAACGAACCAAAGAAATTCTCGATATAAACAAGAAGTTGAAAGACGATATATGCGAACGGCTCAAAGCGGAAGCCGCTCTCAGGGAAAGCGAGAGGGAACTAAAAAAAGCCAAGGAAGCCGCCGAACTGGCGAACCAGGCGAAAAGCCGCTTTCTCGCCAACATGAGCCATGAAATCCGCACGCCGATGAACGCGATTATCGGCATGAGCGATCTGGCGTTGGATACACTTCTCAGCGAGGAACAGCGAGAGTACGTAACGATCATCAAAGAATCGTCGGCTTCTCTCCTTACGCTGCTCAATGACATCATCGATTTTTCTAAAATCGAAGCGGGAAAGCTCGACATTTCTCCTCAAGAATTCGATATTCGAGTCTCGCTCGGCGAAGCGTTGCAAGCCGTCGCCATACATGCCCATCGGAAAAAACTGGAACTATTGCTTCAGATCGATCCAACCATTCCCGATTTCCTGATGGGGGATTCCGCTCGGTTGAGGCAGATTGTCGTGAATCTGACGGGCAACGCCGTCAAATTCACGGAAGAGGGCGAAGTATTCGTCAAAGTGGATCGGGAAATCGAATCGGATGGACGGAGCGTTCTGCACTTTCGAATCCGGGATACGGGAATCGGCATTCCCTTGGAAAAACAGGACATTATCTTCAAAGAATTCCACCAGGCGGATGTCTCCACGACGCGAAAATACGGCGGCGCGGGACTTGGCTTGGCTATCTCTTCCAAATTAATCGAAATGATGAAAGGGCGAATATGGGTGGAAAGTCCAGCTCCCGGTGAAAACTGGCATTCAAAAGGCGGACCGGGCAGCCTCTTTCATTTCACAATTCCTTTAGAATACGAACCGAAAAATGTTCATTCCAAGCCAGCGAATTCCTACGAGTCCTTTCGCAATATCCCCGTTTTGATTATCGACGATAACCGGACGAATCAAAAAATTTTAAGTGAAATTCTATCAAGTTGGGAAATGAAGCCTTATGTGGCGGAGAGCGAAAAAGAAGCCCTCCAGATCATGGAATTGGCTCATCGACAAGGAAGTTCAATCAACCTGATTCTCCTCGACTCGGAAATGCCCAACGCCAATGGATTCGATCTTGTGGATGCGCTCCGAAATCGGCCGGTATATGCCAGCGTTAAAATCTTAATGATGACGCTATGGGGAGAATTATTGCTGGAAAACCATCCCCAAGACATGAAAAATATCTATCTGCTCAGAAAACCCATAACTTCCAGCGCTCTGATGGAATGCCTCCAGCAAGCGTTAGGATGGGAAAAGGAAGTTCTCGATGAGGCGGTTCCTTTTCCTGCGGCGCCGCTCTCGCTGCGAATCCTTCTTGCAGAAGACAATCCTTTCAATCAAAAATTAGCTGTGCGCTTATTGGAAAAAAATGGATGCCAATCGTTTGTTGCGAATAATGGCTTAGAAGCGGTTCAGCTTTATCGAACGGAAACATTCGACGCCATTCTTATGGATGTTCACATGCCGGAGATGGATGGATTGGAAGCCGCGAGGCGAATCCGCTCCATCGAAAAAGAGACGAATCGGCATGTTCCCATCATCGCCATTACCGCCGCCGCTCTCAAAGGGGACATGGAGAAATGCTTGGAAGCGGGAATGGACGATTACCTTCCCAAGCCGATCAAAGCCAAGGACGTCATGGACAAAATCCGCCGTTTAACTTCTGTTGCGCCGGAGGTCTGCCAGGCGCCGGCGCTTGCGCTGCGCATACTTCTAGCGGAAGACAGCTCTTTCAGTCAAAAAGTTACCGCGCGCATTTTGGATAAACTTGGATGCCAATCCTTAACGGCGCCCAATGGCGCGGAAGCGGTTCGGCTTTATCAAACGGAAGTGTTCAACGTGATTCTCATGGATGTCCATATGCCGGAAATGGACGGATTGGAAGCCTCGAGTAGAATCCGCTCTATAGAAAAAGAGACGAATCGGCATATTCCCATCATCGCTATTACCGGCGCTGCTAGCAAGAAAGATATTGAGAAATGTTTGGAAGCGGGTATGGACGATTATATTCTTAAGCCGATCACAGCCAATGATTTAATGGATAAAATTATTCTTTGGACTTCCCGCGCGCCGGGGATAGGCGCCGATGCCCAAACCAGCGCCGCTTGTCCGGTTGCTCGCGGCCTAGCCGAACCGTCTTGCGTCATAAACAAAGAATCCGTATTGGAACAAGTAGATGGGGATCTGGAGCAAGTGCGCGAATTGGCGGCAATGTTTATCGAAAATTCGAAAGATATTATGGAGAAAATCCGGAAAGCGATCAATGAAACGGATTTTGAAGGATTGAGAGAAGCGGCTCACAGTTTAAAAGGCATCGTCAGTTTTTTCGGCGCTCATGCGGCGAGAGAATCGGCTCTTCAATTAGAACTCATAGGCCGCAACGGCCAGAAAGAAAAAATGCAAAGCGCATGGGATTCGTTGGATGGCGAGATGATTCGTTTGCGAAATGCTCTAAAGGAATTGGAGTGGATTGATTTATCTTGACGTCATAATCCATTTTCCTTTTAGGAAGCGGATTCCTTCGAATGCTCCATCAGTGATAAGCGCGATTCCATAATTCGCAATAACTGCTTGGCGCGAAGGGCAAAAGTATGTTCGCGCAGGACGCGCTCTCTGCCCGCCTTTGCCACTTCCCGCCGTCCCGCTTCGTCGCCGAGCCAACGTTCTACAACGTTGGGCAGATCGTCCGCTGTTTCGAAACATGCGATTTCTTCC of Candidatus Omnitrophota bacterium contains these proteins:
- a CDS encoding type II secretion system protein — encoded protein: MIASTGRLPSTAPFGFTLIELLIAVAIIGVLAAIVSANYVLSIERADAAACQENLRTVFTALQSYRLDYNRFPPADGAADVHSQSNHTAWGCGPSANGYWSGVSLLLSELGYCSEEALYCPALKRAHSRRIEAYPTCDGSSLAGKTVPQWRFLRFAYNNAAADAGGSNGGENNIETEWKSEVWLVRCLHLDISEFDKERAIRFPFRIKQDEKNPNRTWYGEFELTVLGTIRLRPVCLE
- a CDS encoding response regulator; protein product: MKILVVDDYAVIRKIHINNFNKMGIMDIDEAENGNEAIEAANRIRYDLILLDWHMPSMNGLEVLKILRTQGINAPIVFCTDESEKESIKSAMLGGATRYITKPYTPTQFRSIMNELLGLRT
- a CDS encoding response regulator, whose amino-acid sequence is MTNQSSPFRILVVDDEKSILDIYSNIFKSSGLLDGVKTSYTHPVEIENEQKGAFELTLCRQGDEAVQAVEHSMVEERPYSIVYLDMHMPPGPDGLWTAENIRRIDPNVEIAIVTGFSKISLREITQRIASPDKLIYLRKPFQYDEIIQLSLALSHKWRNEKEIKLLNKSLEIKVQERTKEILDINKKLKDDICERLKAEAALRESERELKKAKEAAELANQAKSRFLANMSHEIRTPMNAIIGMSDLALDTLLSEEQREYVTIIKESSASLLTLLNDIIDFSKIEAGKLDISPQEFDIRVSLGEALQAVAIHAHRKKLELLLQIDPTIPDFLMGDSARLRQIVVNLTGNAVKFTEEGEVFVKVDREIESDGRSVLHFRIRDTGIGIPLEKQDIIFKEFHQADVSTTRKYGGAGLGLAISSKLIEMMKGRIWVESPAPGENWHSKGGPGSLFHFTIPLEYEPKNVHSKPANSYESFRNIPVLIIDDNRTNQKILSEILSSWEMKPYVAESEKEALQIMELAHRQGSSINLILLDSEMPNANGFDLVDALRNRPVYASVKILMMTLWGELLLENHPQDMKNIYLLRKPITSSALMECLQQALGWEKEVLDEAVPFPAAPLSLRILLAEDNPFNQKLAVRLLEKNGCQSFVANNGLEAVQLYRTETFDAILMDVHMPEMDGLEAARRIRSIEKETNRHVPIIAITAAALKGDMEKCLEAGMDDYLPKPIKAKDVMDKIRRLTSVAPEVCQAPALALRILLAEDSSFSQKVTARILDKLGCQSLTAPNGAEAVRLYQTEVFNVILMDVHMPEMDGLEASSRIRSIEKETNRHIPIIAITGAASKKDIEKCLEAGMDDYILKPITANDLMDKIILWTSRAPGIGADAQTSAACPVARGLAEPSCVINKESVLEQVDGDLEQVRELAAMFIENSKDIMEKIRKAINETDFEGLREAAHSLKGIVSFFGAHAARESALQLELIGRNGQKEKMQSAWDSLDGEMIRLRNALKELEWIDLS